The window AGAAAGGGAACAGACTAACTCCTTTTCATAGGTAGTAGTTTAATTTGGTGTGTTAAATTACATTCCTGTAATTAAACATTGTAAATAATCCGgtcacaataaaatattattaactgctttatatttttggttttttatttaaataatatttttgtcctTTTTTCAGATGACGGTCGTGCCACAATCTCGTATCACTCGTTCAGAGTATCTGATCTTCTTTTAATTGGGATTAATAGgacctacatttttttaaaagtaatttaaaatacatacagtaCCTAAGGAACtgtgtatattttaaacattattttggcTGTCGCCACAGAAAAGACTgtaatccatactaataaaaaGAGATGATTTGTATATTGTTTGTACTTAACGAATAAAGCCAAAAATGACTGAACCCGAtaggcacagatatagaataacACTTTCACGAATCACAGCACAGGTACAGATCCTGTAGcatagcacgcgcgacgccgttttaaTCGCGctaaaaactatcgctgtcccgtttcattTCGTACCTAATAGAAAGCGAAACAGCCATAGATTTTCGTGCGATAAAAatgtcgcgcgtgccatgcttcTGGGGCAGGAATAGTTCTATAATCttcacgggaagagaagcgACTGGcgaatgttttttcttcgctataaaATCAACATGCTCGCATTAgatgattatttttctattcctTTAGTCCTTTTACGTCAACTATGGGAGGGAgttggagtagtcctattaatATAAGTCCCGGTAACCACacaggaaataaaattaatgggaCTCCATATGGCCTCATAACCGAAGAAAATCTTAAGACACATTTAACCAACTAGATATTTGTGTCTGCGTTTGTGTAgtaactacctacctacctatgttTTCAAATCGGCGGCTCAAAGACAtttaggctatttgactgtattaaaaatatacatttcttttatgtcatcagtcttaatattatttttttggagcgatttgtaataacgcgagataaaaatattgcattatttaaacaaaatccgtctcagaaaattaggtttttatatgcagctgtcacgtgactaaaaacgatggctatttctattatgacgtcaataggctatttgactgtattaaaaatatacatttcttttatgtcatcagtcttaatattatttttttagagcgatttgtaataacgcgagataaaaatattgcattattttaacaaaatccgtctcagaaaattaggtttttttatgcagctgtcacgtgactaaaaacgaacgtgattggctatttctattatgacgtcaattatccataaacagactgtggatcgtaccgtaACCGTTcctagtgttcgctattatttttcaagattttataagtgtttgatcgctcaggattactcagataacataggtatttaataatggaaaccaattccgcgaaagctgacagtcgaaacctaccaaaagtggacgcaataatggttggaagaagaaatctggattgtcttcttcaaagacaatccagatttctatgctgccgaactgaagaatgtgaaaacatcaatgtaagtatatcttgttaaccactgatcttagatcatgatctgaaaccacttcttgcgaatattcaaatccatcggtatagaaaaaaacagtttcgtaggagattttattgttgtattagtgcattgaggcactgcacaacatttataggaactcattttaataattttcacacatatgacgtggcacaagttaaataaaataagagaaaatcaaaacttttcgaaacaccaacaagctttgtatgatatttacacgaaatttacgtcactgcatgccatagccgccatattgctaaaagtcgcgttttggcggcatatttgaatgtttcattttctttttcgattttttttataaaatagctataataaaggcagaaaagtatttttgtagggctccttatcaacaaataaataccctaagatagtttttagaactttgtcaaatagcctattatccataaacagactgtgaatcgtaccgttccttagtgttcgctattatttttcaagattttataagtgtttgatcgctcaggattactcagataacataggtatttaataatggtaaccaattccgcgaaagctgacagtcgaaacctaccaaaagtggacgcaataatggttggaagaagtaatctggattgtcttcttcaaagacaatccagatttctatgctgccgaactgaggaatgtgaaaacatcaatgtaagtatatcttggtaaccactgatcttagatcatgatctgaaaccacttcttgcgaatattcaaatccatcggcatagaaaaaaacagtttcgtaggagattttattgttgtattagtgcattcaggcactgcacaacatttaaaggactcattttaataattttcacacatatgacgtggcacaagttaaataaaacaagagaaaatcaaaactattcgaaacaccaacaagctttgtatgatatttacacgaaatttacgtcactgcatgccatggccgccatattgctaaaagtcgcgttttggcggcatatttgaatatttcattttctttttcgattttttaataaaatagctgtaataaaggcagaaaagtatttttgtagggctccttataaataaataaataccctaagatagtttttagaactttgtcaaatagcctattaccTACAAAATTTACCTTGCTAAGGCGTCATTTTGGTCGATTACGTTCGGTTATCATTATCGTACTAATATGGCCTTCTCCGCACATTGTATGTAcctaaaatactaaataagtaTCGTTTTTGAGCtctgattataaataaattgtttacaaTTTAATGAATCCCTCGTTCCCAGTCATTCCCATTATTTCAATAGCCATATTTGTGTATAAATGAAAGCGTTTAGTTTGTGTACTAAATGGTACACGAAGATGAAAcaaaacgtatatattaatcaTCTTTCGCTGTTTGACGTTTACCAACCAAATGTCAAAATACTGTTTTACTTTACCGCACCCAGAAATTTTTTGaaccattattattaatattttgtgtgttttggtataatattatttacgttCAATCATGGATCATTTACCTGCCTGTATTATAGACGTAGGCACTGGCTACACAAAGTTGGGGTTCGCTGGCAATAAGGAACCGCAATTCATCATACCATCAGCCATTGCGATAAAAGAAACTGCCAAAGTAGGCGATCAGAGTACACGACGTATGACGAAAGCCGTAGAAGATTTAGACTTCTTTATAGGTGATGAAGCATTTGACGCCACCGGGTATTCTGTGAAGTATCCCGTACGCCACGGATTAGTGGAAGATTGGGACTTAATGGAGAGGTACATAGAGCAATGTATCTTCAAATATTTGAGGGCCGAGCCTGAAGATCATCACTTTCTGCTTACCGAGCCCCCTTTGAACACTCCTGAGAACAGAGAGTATTTAGCAGAGATAATGTTTGAATCATTTAATGTGCCAGGTCTGTACATAGCTGTGCAAGCTATGTTAGCTCTTGCTGCATCGTGGAAGTCACGAGCTCCTGCACAGCGTACTTTTACAGGCATCGTGGTGGACAGCGGAGATGGTGTAACCCATATTGTGCCAGTGGCAGAAGGTTATGTTATTGGATCTTGTATAAAACACATTCCCGTAGCAGGAAGAAATATCACTTCATTTATCCAGTCCCTGCTTCGTGAACGTGAGGTTGGTATCCCACCAGAACAAAGTTTGGAAACTGCAAAGGCAATCAAAGAGAGGTACAGTTACATTTGCCCTGATATTGCTAAAGAGTTTGCTAAATATGATTCTGATCCTGCTAAATGGATGAAGAAGTACACAGGAGTAAATGCTATAACAAAGAACCCATTCACAGTTGATGTTGGCTATGAAAGATTCTTAGGGCCTGAGATTTTCTTTCATCCAGAGTTCTCGAACCCAGATTTTACTGTGCCGTTGAATGAAATGGTGGATGAGGTCATACAGTCTTGCCCAATTGATGTGCGAAGAGGGCTTTAtggaaatattgttttgtcaGGAGGGTCTACAATGTTCCGTGACTTTGGGAGAAGACTACAAAGAGATATTAAAAGGACGGTAGATGCTAGATTGAAGATGTCTACTATGTTATCGGAAGGGCGTATAACACCAACACCTATCGATGTGCAGGTGATTTCCCACTACATGCAGCGCTATGCTGTTTGGTTTGGAGGAAGTATGCTGGGTTCTACACCAGAGTTCTATCAAGTGTGTCATACAAAACAAGCATACATGGAGTATGGTCCGAGCATCTGTAGACACAATCCAGTTTTTGGCACTATGACATAAAATCAGATTAACTCAgtattaagtaaaattatgaatttataatttttatgtaccaTTTTATGCCTGTTACTCTAAGTATGTTGCttttaatagatttatgtAAGTTTGAAGACTGACCCTTTATAACTGATATGAATTAACATTGCACAACTTTGATTTAGGTCagtattgtaattaattttgatgtgacataaggtataatttttaattttttatttctatatggATGGCTGGAtcacatattaaatttaagcatTTAACATTGCATTCCAGCAGTTAACCAAATATAgtcttcaataaatattttaaaaatacagttacattttatttctcacaattttttaagattactatttctattttataagcATTAGTAATATCAAACAGAGTATGACTGACGTatagtatgtattttgttgtcAAATTAGCATTGTCAATCTCTCAGCCACAGCAGCTGCAGACTGGAACACTACTTCAATCCAGAAGTCATGTACAGGAAATTACAGAGTAGTGCTATCTAGATTGGCTAtacatttagtttttatgaTTGAAGCTCTATGGCTTATGGCTCTGCATCTCAATGAATAATATACGTCATCATCCTCCTGGAGTTAGTCCCGGTTTTGTCATTTCTGGAGACCTGTGACCACAAATTTAGATTGGTAGATTTTTACATGATCTTACATGACCTTAGTAACATTTGCGGGAGAATCTTAACCTTCCGAATACGGAAACTTATCATAATAGTTATGATGGCTTTGCATTTGATCTACTTTATAATTCTCGTCCTATAAACTAAGACAAAAGAATATGTAACAAATACATGAGTAACatattgtaatgtaaaaaaaaaaaacattccgCAAGAAAAGTATCtacaatctttttaaaataaaaagcgcACGTCTCAAATCAAAGGATGCAGTGCAGTGTCAACGTTGTTCTTTTCATTCAGACCTCTAATTAATGTGcactaagtaggtacctattcatAAACATGTGGTAGGAGACTGCTGAGATAGGGCTGACAAATTCATAGAAATGTgattcataaatttaaaaaaaatctaactgTGCGTCGGGGCTTGTCTCCACTGGGAATTTCACATCCACATTTATGATcctttatttgcaaaatattagATTCTTACgacaaaatatattagtagaaaaaaatgtgaagTTAGAGAATTTCGTCCCATCTTCCGTAAAAGAGGAaaccattaaatatttacctagGTATTCAAAACAATTACATAACCGAACTCTTTATAcgttaacaattttaaaaataccaaaCAACCAATGAATAACCAAAATGCACAGCCTTTTTTGACGGAAATTATTTCCAGCAGTTTTGTATACTACTATCATAATAAGTTTCTTAATATAAAGTGagtaattatttctttcaatAGTATTAAAGGTACATTACCCTGGTTGTCTGCTTCATAACCCTACAGCTTCTATGTTGCGAATTACCAGGTGAATGCCTAGCCTATTACGTGTTTTTCACAAAGGCAACCCTAATTAGTCTGCAGCTAGGCTCGTACGAGGGATTTGCTGGAAACACACAAAAGGGCCAATTCCCGAACGAACCGTGCTGATTGCCACGGTTGCAAGTTCATATTAGAACGGCATGAATGATTTACCGATTTCGAAAAGTTGTGTTTTCgatttatgtgtattttacTCAGGTTTGCGCTTGCGATTTTTAGCGATCAGTATTTTTCTCAACTATTTCTAATGCCATTTCCAAAACTTTCTTAACGGACCTACCAACTtacttataacaataaattccattaaattctgaataattaagtattctTTCAACACTTTATGGTTACATCTCTGAATCTCCATTctgaaatgaataataatcaTGAACtaatttgatatatttaatactaagGGCGACCTTTGAGTCTTTATGACTATTGGGTCTGTCTATATGCATACTAATTTAATACGTCATCAGCAATTCGAGTCAGCGTCTTTTTTCAAACTCTCTTGCCAAGTATTGCAAGAATGGGTAACTTGGTTCTAGTTGTACAAAGTTACGTAGGTAGGTAACACACGCCACAAGTTGGGAAAAGTAAATACTGGAGTTCTTTGCGAATCGAAGGAGGCGTGCTGCGGTAAtaggaaatgttgggaactCTTAAAGACGGGACAAGTGCTCCTAGTTCCGAGAGCACCAgtttataatcttttttttttaattcccgACGAAAAATACGACACGGTTTTAAAAGTTTGACTTGTCTTATCTGGCTGTCTGTCTATGTGTATCTGACTATGGCATCTTAGCTCCCGAACGGATGAAAatatgtcttttttatttgaaagttGAATTAACTTGGGAGTGTTATCAGCTGGAAATCGGTTAAAGATACTCGCCGCCACAAAATATTAGGTTTATAAGTGGTAGATATGATTAATTACTCACAAGCAACAAAATACCTAGTAAGTACTTAATCATTGCTAGCTCGCGCAGTAGATGCGTTAGGTCGAGCCAATTACAAGTGCAACCATTGTTGGTCTCGCCCTCCATTGCGCCCGGGGCTCGTTGTATTAtgagaattttaattatacaaaacaGCTCGTATCGTTTTTCGGAATAAACGGTAGAAGCTTAATTATTGTTGcatcatatttaatttgatcaatgtacttttttctaaagtttcgtttttatattgtactaGCTTTGAAAATTATGTCGTTCATCCGCTCTGCCTTCACCTGACCTCAATGGCCAGTTTTAGATCGGTCCGAAATATCCACCTGAAATCAATAACCAACCGTCTTTCGGATATAGTGTGGTTTACGTTATTTTATGGACTAGCGGACTTGTGTACCTATGTGTAGTTTTGTTTGGGCATTCCAGAATCTCAAACATCTACAgaatttcaaacatttgatgttttttgtgttgtgggatattaataagtatttataaaatggaaCTTCATGAAATAATGTTCATTAGCAGAAGTCATAGAACAAACATTTCGTAATGGTAAATGAAACATTATGGGatgaaatttaacaaattaattaattttaatatattttttaacgcaACATGTGGTAGTAACTAACATACCTTTAACATTTATATCTCGATTCTAAATaatctacataaaattttaaaggccGAGATAAATTCTTGtcaagtattttaatttaataaaaaatgcaataatcgtgatcatatatTCCTAGAAAGTGGATTAGCTAGTTAGATACTATATCCGCGGAAGCTTTCATGTCCTTGACATAGTGGACAAAATGACGCTAGGCCCAGGTAGAAGGGGCAGACTGAAAAGATCTTGGCTGGACGTCGCAAAAGATGACATGCGAGCCAATGGACTGAAATCCGAGAACGCTGAAAATCGGACTAAGTGGGGAGAGAAAagtcggaaggcggaccccgggccccgaacacttctgtggagggagCAACCgtgaacacgcagagatgaaaGAGAGACAAATACctataagtaataaatgagTCCATACTTTGAATTTCAAGGACAATGTCAAGACAAATTACTTACAATATCTACCATCGATTGTACCTTTAGCTATGTCTCCCAAATAATATTACGATTGTCCCGATAAGTCCCGGAATCCAACAATTCCATTACAGGAGTACTTCCGCATCATTTGTTATACTAATCATTTTGGACGAGGGTGCCGACTTGATGGATTATGTCCCAGGGACTCCTAGGGATCAGGGCGTACATCTGTTCCttaataggaaaaataatacGCGTCTTAAGGAAGAAGACTtccattcatttatttttgccaaggatttttttttatttaaagtaatgccgatattttttttataaaaatgttatgtcaTAAATGTTAAAGATTCCGAATATCAATATTAGATTTAAGCTGTCACATGTAATTTACCAAATTGTATATATCATCATCTTCTTTCTAGCGTACGACATCCAAGCGGTGAAGACTTTACAATAATGGCTGTGCAATATACAGCCACTTACAAGTTTCAGTCATAACTTTAGAATTTGAAAAATCATACTGTTACCATCGGTCCTAATTGCGTAGGTACTCTTCGTTCCAGAGAGAAGCCCGCGGTCGACCGGTGACCACGATCTTGGGTAAAGTTCAGTTTTACAGGAATCGATTCCTGTATTCCGATCGATCGGGAAGTTATACCTATTGGTTATGGTTGTGTTGTACAtatccaattgcctgaatcTGCAAATGTgaattcaaatcaaattaacttacataactcttttttcataaagaaaataataattggtaTCTACTTACATGAcatgaaataattgaaattgatGATTTGAAATTGTGCAGTATGGGCATCACACTGGAGCTCTGCAAAACGTACctattttaaactaatttagtctatttaaaaataagcagGTATTTATGAagcaagtaaataaataaattgatttttttagtGTTTATATCTTCATACCCTAAATAAACCTATACTGTTCCTAAGGTGATATAAAATGTCTGCAGGCGTACGTTTACTCGTAAACATTTTATGCCTGTTATACTCTGAAACTGCGAAGGTCGTGCCACAAAAGACAGGTATATTAAGTTGATACATTGGCCTTCTGAAAACGAAATATAGAACAGTTCCCGACGTTATTAAAGGTTCGAATTTTAAAGGATATGGTGTTGTATCTGTTTACGAGTGATTTAGTTTAACATAGCTTTAATGAAAAGaagtaagtatgcagagatcatggcaagttaATAGGGTGACATTGCTTACCCCTACGGGAAGTTATTACCTACTGGTTTTGTGGTATATATGATTATAAGGAAAATCGCTATGTCACTTCTCTTTCCCTGCTACCCGACGACCCATGATAACAGAAGAAAGAGGACCAGTACGCCATATTTGGATCCCTCTTCACAGACCTGGTCCATGTTCAGTACTTACTAAAAGTTCCACAGTTTGTTCCTCATGTCCACAGCTAGGTCTCAGCAGAATCAGTCAGACTTCTGTGATTAGCCT of the Amyelois transitella isolate CPQ chromosome 19, ilAmyTran1.1, whole genome shotgun sequence genome contains:
- the LOC106132594 gene encoding actin-related protein 3, producing MDHLPACIIDVGTGYTKLGFAGNKEPQFIIPSAIAIKETAKVGDQSTRRMTKAVEDLDFFIGDEAFDATGYSVKYPVRHGLVEDWDLMERYIEQCIFKYLRAEPEDHHFLLTEPPLNTPENREYLAEIMFESFNVPGLYIAVQAMLALAASWKSRAPAQRTFTGIVVDSGDGVTHIVPVAEGYVIGSCIKHIPVAGRNITSFIQSLLREREVGIPPEQSLETAKAIKERYSYICPDIAKEFAKYDSDPAKWMKKYTGVNAITKNPFTVDVGYERFLGPEIFFHPEFSNPDFTVPLNEMVDEVIQSCPIDVRRGLYGNIVLSGGSTMFRDFGRRLQRDIKRTVDARLKMSTMLSEGRITPTPIDVQVISHYMQRYAVWFGGSMLGSTPEFYQVCHTKQAYMEYGPSICRHNPVFGTMT